A region of the Corynebacterium endometrii genome:
CGCCTGCGCCGAAGGCGGCTTCAAGCTTGGCCACCTCCGCGGCGTCGTTCCCGGCGTGCTCCTCCTTGGACTCCTTGTCCAGCACCTTGAGCAGCGCGGAGGTGGATTGGAAGGCCTGGGAGCCGTGGAAGATGTCCTCGGCCAGGTTGATGGACATGGCGCGGCGTTTCTGCACGCCCTCGTCGAATACCAGCCGGCGCGCGCGTCCCACATGGCGCAGGGAGGTCACGGCCGCCAGCTTCGCATGTTCTTCCGACGCCCCCTCCGCCACCAGCTGCCCCACAATCGCCTCCACGGAAGGCGCGGGTACGTAGAGGTGGCGGCAGCGCGAGCGCAGCGTCTGGGAAAAATCCTCGGGATCGGCCGACGGCGCACACATCACCATCACCGTGGACGCGGTGGGCTCTTCGACGGTTTTGAGGAGGGCGTTGGCGGCGCCGTCGGTCAAGCGATCTGCGTTGTCGAAAACAATGACGCGCCACCGGGCGACGGTGGGACGCGACGCTGCCTGGGCGATGATGTCACGCACGGTGTCCACCGCGATGGACAGCTCCTGCGGCTGGATAAAGACCAGATCGGTGTGCTGGCGGTTCTCCAGCACGGCGCGGCAGGAGGCGCAATGCCCGCACCCCGGCTCCCCGTCCGGGGACTCGCACATGAGCGCCGCGGCGAAATCCAGCGCGGCCATGGAGCGCCCGGAACCCGGTGGGCCGGTAAACAGCCAGGAGTGGCTCATGGCGCGCGGATCGGAGCCGGGCAGCCCACGCGCCGCGCGAGCTGCGGCCAAAATGGTATCCCGCACGGACGGGGTATCGGCAAGACGCTGAGCCACAGATCCTTTGTTCACTTGGCCCATCCTACTGGGGTTTACCGGCTGCGTGCTAAAGGGGACGGAGATGGATAAAGTAGAAAACCATGAATAGACTACTGCGCGGATTCACGTGGCTGATGGGCACCAACTGGCCCGTGTATGCGGCCGCCATCGTGGGCGTGAATACCATCGGCGCGGTAGCCGTCATGTCCTTCGTGCGCTGGTTGTTGCCGATCGCCGAAATCCGCGAATTCACCTCTGACATCCCGCACCTGTGGGCGGTGGGCGTGGCGTACGTGGTCTTCGCCGTCATCGCGGGCAGCCTGGTGACCGTGCGCCTGTTTAGGCCAATTTTGGATTGGCAGCGCAACCCGGACGCCCATGACCCCATCATGATCCGCAACCTGGTGCTGCGCATCCCCTTCTACCAAGCCGCGGTGGCGGCCCTGGTGTGGGCCATTGGCATCATCATTGCCGTGGTGGTGGCGGGCCGGGATTCGGGGCTATTGGCCCTGGTGGTGGGCCTATCTACCACCCTGATGGGGATGATGGTGGTGTTGTTGACCTACCTGGTTTCCGGCCGCATGGTGCGCCCCATCGCCTCCCGGGCGCTGGCGCGGCGCTCGGAGGATTCCACCCTTGAGGCGCCGATTCGCACCCGCCTCATTATCACGTGGCTGGTGAGCACCGGCGTCCCGCTCGTCGGCGTGCTGCTTTTGCTGCTGGGCAGGTCCCTGCAGATCTTCGACAACCGCGCCGGTGACCTCATCCCCGCGGTGACCGCGCTGGTGCTCACGGCCATGATTACGGGCCTGGTGGGCACGTTCTACGCCACGTCCTCCGTGGTGGATCCCATCCACGAGCTGCAGGACGCCATCAACCGGGTGCGCCGCGGCGAATCCGGCGTGGAGGTTGACA
Encoded here:
- a CDS encoding DNA polymerase III subunit delta' translates to MGQVNKGSVAQRLADTPSVRDTILAAARAARGLPGSDPRAMSHSWLFTGPPGSGRSMAALDFAAALMCESPDGEPGCGHCASCRAVLENRQHTDLVFIQPQELSIAVDTVRDIIAQAASRPTVARWRVIVFDNADRLTDGAANALLKTVEEPTASTVMVMCAPSADPEDFSQTLRSRCRHLYVPAPSVEAIVGQLVAEGASEEHAKLAAVTSLRHVGRARRLVFDEGVQKRRAMSINLAEDIFHGSQAFQSTSALLKVLDKESKEEHAGNDAAEVAKLEAAFGAGGKGKGAAKSQREVNTAVKELQALQKKRATRRLRDLIDLTLVDLAGIYRDALMLKVGAEVELTHPDFSGLAGELASHISEEGLVACQDAITTCREHIGVSVTPTIAFDGMIGRLRLACKAR
- a CDS encoding adenylate/guanylate cyclase domain-containing protein → MNRLLRGFTWLMGTNWPVYAAAIVGVNTIGAVAVMSFVRWLLPIAEIREFTSDIPHLWAVGVAYVVFAVIAGSLVTVRLFRPILDWQRNPDAHDPIMIRNLVLRIPFYQAAVAALVWAIGIIIAVVVAGRDSGLLALVVGLSTTLMGMMVVLLTYLVSGRMVRPIASRALARRSEDSTLEAPIRTRLIITWLVSTGVPLVGVLLLLLGRSLQIFDNRAGDLIPAVTALVLTAMITGLVGTFYATSSVVDPIHELQDAINRVRRGESGVEVDIYDGSEMGVLQAGFNEMMRGLRERQRVSDIFGRYVGAEVAQRALEERPQLGGEDRKVAVLFIDVIGSTTFAVAHTPEEVVEELNKFFDKVVSVVHRNKGIINKFQGDAALAVFGAPVNVPDSTSMALQAAREMRQELRGLRLQAGIGVAAGHVVAGHIGGSDRFEYTVIGDAVNEAARLTELAKDTPGQVLTNSSTLRGANEAEQARWTLMKSIELRGRRRMTQLARPIRPTLADRS